A stretch of Spirosoma oryzicola DNA encodes these proteins:
- a CDS encoding glycosyltransferase family 2 protein, protein MASYNGEAHIKNQLLSILPQLSTEDEIIISDDNSLDKTLYIVSQLKDDRIKIVYNISTPGPVGNFQNSLRHATGDYIILADQDDLWLDNKVKVIKELLNTHDLILSDCQVVNEKGQILHSSFFKYRNSRSGFWLNLYKNSYIGCCMAFRREVLAYALPIPTQVHMHDWWIGLLVEIKGKVCFYPQPLISYVRHGSNASPTGESSDYSLIQRLRNRFFLLLHVIRRLSSNFSS, encoded by the coding sequence ATGGCTTCTTACAACGGCGAAGCACATATAAAAAACCAGCTATTAAGTATTTTGCCACAACTCAGCACAGAAGATGAGATAATTATATCAGATGATAATTCTCTTGATAAGACATTGTATATTGTATCTCAACTTAAAGATGATAGAATAAAAATTGTTTACAACATAAGTACTCCTGGTCCAGTAGGTAATTTTCAGAACTCTTTGAGGCACGCAACAGGTGATTATATAATACTTGCAGACCAAGACGATCTTTGGCTGGATAATAAAGTTAAAGTTATTAAAGAATTATTGAATACTCACGATTTGATATTGTCTGATTGTCAAGTTGTAAACGAAAAAGGTCAAATATTGCATTCATCCTTTTTCAAGTACAGAAACAGTAGATCAGGGTTTTGGCTCAACCTATACAAAAACTCCTACATAGGATGCTGCATGGCTTTTCGAAGAGAGGTTTTAGCATATGCCTTGCCTATTCCTACGCAAGTACATATGCATGACTGGTGGATTGGACTATTAGTTGAAATAAAGGGTAAAGTTTGTTTCTACCCTCAGCCGCTTATAAGCTATGTAAGACATGGAAGCAACGCTTCCCCTACTGGTGAAAGTAGTGATTATAGCCTCATACAGAGGTTAAGAAACAGATTTTTTCTACTATTACACGTCATTAGACGGCTGAGTTCTAATTTTTCATCGTAA
- a CDS encoding glycosyltransferase, with product MNMEELKIKESYCSLSYSEILADILFVIVIYKEDISRSNSFNTIRNAVEFLSIGEKVDVLICDNSPNSLDIITYSNNYFNLFYLHDSANPGISASYNKAAEFAGVKGKQWLFVLDQDTILPINALEQYINALKAGASVPIFAPKVYYNGLLISPCHFALYRGSPLVSINSGVHNLKSKNVINSGLLINVSSYQEVGGYDEHVWLYFSDFVFFNRIKAKYKKFFVVDCDLQHELSSSDYTNYTFAIKRFDYYCQGARAASASYESIGAYIVNGVMVGLRSVLMSYRFKKLNFLKVFFNRYILSK from the coding sequence ATGAATATGGAAGAGTTGAAAATAAAAGAGAGTTATTGTTCTCTTTCGTATTCAGAGATTTTAGCCGATATTTTATTTGTGATAGTTATATATAAAGAAGATATAAGTAGATCTAATTCTTTTAACACAATAAGAAATGCAGTTGAGTTTTTATCGATTGGTGAAAAAGTAGATGTTCTGATTTGTGATAATAGTCCGAATTCCTTAGATATAATTACATATAGTAATAATTATTTTAACCTTTTCTACTTACACGATTCTGCAAACCCGGGGATAAGTGCTTCTTATAACAAGGCAGCAGAGTTCGCTGGTGTAAAAGGAAAACAATGGCTCTTTGTTTTAGATCAAGATACAATATTACCTATTAATGCATTGGAACAGTATATAAATGCTTTGAAAGCAGGCGCTAGTGTTCCTATTTTCGCGCCAAAAGTTTACTATAATGGTTTACTAATTTCTCCCTGTCATTTTGCGCTGTATAGAGGTTCACCATTAGTATCTATAAATTCTGGCGTACATAACTTAAAAAGTAAAAATGTTATTAATAGTGGCTTGTTAATTAATGTGTCCTCTTATCAAGAGGTTGGTGGTTACGATGAGCATGTCTGGCTCTATTTTAGTGACTTTGTCTTTTTCAACAGAATAAAGGCTAAGTATAAAAAGTTTTTCGTAGTTGATTGCGATTTACAGCATGAGTTATCTAGTTCTGATTACACAAACTATACATTTGCAATAAAAAGGTTTGATTATTACTGCCAGGGGGCTCGGGCTGCTAGTGCGAGTTACGAAAGTATAGGAGCTTATATTGTGAACGGAGTGATGGTTGGATTGCGAAGTGTTCTGATGAGTTATAGGTTTAAGAAATTGAATTTCTTAAAAGTTTTTTTCAACAGATATATACTTTCGAAATGA
- a CDS encoding glycosyltransferase family 2 protein — MSRPHFTIITVVYNTQSTLEATIISVLQQKKGLYEYWIIDGNSTDGSIDIIRKYEKELTGWVSEPDNGIYDAMNKGINRANGNWLYFLGADDTLENNVLEKIVPYLSNDDSMIFGNILFDNGRLVRSFLNLRTFLQNTVHHQGAFYNRKLFKDFRYDTSQKILSDYELNLIVHKNKLPVREIPVVIAICKEGGASSHLDKSLEETNLIRSKHVTNIFLRKTLSFSLWLYYSQKKIRNYLFK; from the coding sequence GTGAGTAGACCACATTTTACAATTATAACAGTAGTTTATAACACTCAGTCAACACTAGAGGCCACTATTATAAGTGTTCTTCAACAGAAGAAAGGTTTATATGAGTATTGGATCATTGATGGTAATAGCACCGATGGATCAATAGATATAATACGTAAATACGAAAAAGAGTTAACAGGCTGGGTTAGCGAGCCTGATAATGGTATTTATGATGCTATGAATAAAGGAATCAACAGAGCGAACGGCAATTGGCTGTATTTTTTAGGGGCAGATGATACTTTAGAAAATAATGTGTTAGAAAAAATCGTTCCTTACCTGTCGAATGATGATAGCATGATTTTCGGAAATATACTCTTTGACAATGGACGATTGGTTAGATCTTTTCTTAATCTACGAACGTTCTTACAAAATACAGTACATCATCAAGGAGCTTTTTATAACCGAAAACTTTTTAAAGACTTTCGATATGACACTAGTCAGAAAATACTATCTGATTACGAACTTAACCTAATTGTACACAAAAACAAATTACCTGTTAGAGAAATACCAGTAGTAATAGCAATATGCAAAGAAGGAGGGGCAAGTAGTCATTTAGATAAGTCACTTGAGGAGACTAATCTTATAAGGTCTAAACACGTAACTAATATTTTTCTGCGGAAAACATTATCATTTAGCCTATGGCTATATTACAGTCAAAAAAAAATCAGAAATTACTTATTTAAATAA
- a CDS encoding glycosyltransferase family 4 protein, giving the protein MNIFFDYQTFSLQTFGGISRYYAELIKGINETRNNNAYLPLLFSNNVHLQESGLGVRQMMPNKDFYKKIQIIYRSNQLYTIAKLYQKQFDIFHATYYDPYFIPHLKGRPFVVTFLDMIHEKFVAKFPGLDDGGVIFKQKKIIAGKADKIIAISESTKRDVVSLLEVDPDKVKVIYLGSSLKPSRIETIDEQLALEPYLLFVGRRERYKNFDGLLSAVYPLLKKYKLKLLCAGGGQFTNEERFFINSLGASSFVQQCSIDDQKLQQLYQGAVAFVFPSMYEGFGIPVLEAFACGCPCIVSNNSSLPEVAGKAAIYIDPLLPETIVSAVEKVITDTYLRQEMIDKGYEQLSLFSWENTVSDTLDLYRAIA; this is encoded by the coding sequence ATGAATATATTTTTTGATTATCAAACTTTTTCCCTTCAGACATTTGGTGGTATATCAAGATACTACGCTGAACTTATCAAAGGTATAAACGAAACCCGTAATAACAATGCTTACTTACCATTGCTTTTCTCTAACAATGTTCATTTACAAGAAAGCGGATTAGGTGTTAGGCAAATGATGCCTAATAAAGATTTCTACAAGAAAATTCAAATAATTTATCGCTCTAATCAATTATATACCATCGCAAAATTATACCAAAAGCAGTTTGATATTTTTCATGCTACCTATTACGATCCTTATTTCATACCACATCTTAAAGGACGTCCATTCGTTGTCACGTTTTTGGACATGATTCACGAGAAATTCGTAGCTAAATTTCCAGGTTTAGATGATGGGGGTGTCATTTTTAAACAAAAAAAAATTATAGCAGGCAAGGCAGATAAAATTATAGCAATATCCGAAAGCACTAAGCGAGATGTTGTTTCCTTATTAGAAGTTGATCCCGATAAAGTAAAAGTCATATATCTAGGTAGTTCACTAAAGCCATCGAGAATCGAAACAATAGATGAACAATTAGCATTAGAACCATATCTTTTATTTGTGGGTAGACGTGAAAGATATAAGAACTTCGACGGGCTATTATCTGCAGTTTACCCATTATTAAAAAAATATAAGTTGAAGTTACTATGTGCTGGTGGTGGCCAGTTCACCAATGAGGAGCGCTTCTTTATTAACTCTTTGGGTGCAAGTTCATTTGTTCAGCAGTGTTCCATTGACGATCAAAAATTGCAGCAGCTTTATCAGGGAGCCGTTGCTTTCGTTTTTCCATCTATGTATGAAGGTTTTGGAATACCAGTTCTAGAAGCATTTGCATGTGGATGCCCTTGTATCGTAAGCAACAACAGTTCGCTTCCAGAGGTTGCAGGTAAAGCCGCAATATATATTGACCCTCTGTTACCAGAAACAATAGTCTCTGCCGTCGAAAAAGTGATCACTGATACTTATTTACGCCAAGAAATGATAGACAAAGGGTACGAACAACTTTCTCTCTTTTCTTGGGAAAATACTGTCTCTGACACTCTTGACTTGTACCGAGCTATTGCCTAA
- a CDS encoding right-handed parallel beta-helix repeat-containing protein has product MKSRETITFLEQVVRSSNIKNQRTTAASQPKHLTLRYFGAKGDGKTDDTQAIVKALNSSFPIIYAEKTEAFYKVSTLIIVNNISKKKLIATGAKILNSDLTKATFLFQNCKNLNIEGGEYGYTEMPTKNGGNSQHVFQFESCQLVTVNKVHILNSPEMGVAITNSNNVTIRNSVIEHTFRDGTYSHYSANIKYLNNIYKEIKDDAMSFHDYGIASQKKTLLKYGYKQATNLTATNNTIENVYQGFGSIGSSNIKVIGNRIKNTVIAGIAVFNSKELYPGSTSTVTNAQILNNRIENSCSTVTINNSSYDNNGQASTGRAAIFIGSLGSNNQVNAGESKRLKNIIIKGNKIISSKANGFWGNRVDQLQFLSNTFLNCSGPVPSQSLSGDVIEIGNVTRLYCENNSVIDNRAKIMHQHAYALNNVSGEIRSWNIKGTAVSEKLLTNTPSLRFAQKKKP; this is encoded by the coding sequence ATGAAATCAAGAGAAACAATTACTTTTCTCGAACAAGTTGTCCGGTCCAGTAACATCAAAAATCAACGTACAACTGCTGCTTCCCAACCTAAACATCTAACGTTGAGATATTTTGGGGCAAAAGGCGATGGAAAAACTGACGACACACAAGCGATTGTGAAAGCTTTAAACTCATCATTTCCTATCATATATGCAGAAAAAACAGAAGCTTTTTACAAGGTTTCTACACTAATTATTGTTAATAATATATCAAAAAAGAAATTAATAGCAACTGGTGCTAAAATCCTTAACAGTGACCTCACAAAAGCGACATTTCTTTTCCAAAACTGCAAAAATTTAAACATAGAAGGTGGTGAATATGGATATACAGAAATGCCAACAAAGAATGGGGGAAATAGCCAACATGTTTTTCAGTTTGAAAGCTGTCAGTTAGTAACTGTCAACAAAGTACATATACTGAATTCACCAGAAATGGGTGTAGCAATTACAAACAGTAATAATGTAACTATAAGAAATAGTGTGATTGAGCATACGTTTCGTGATGGCACGTATTCCCATTATTCAGCTAATATTAAATATCTAAACAACATATATAAAGAAATTAAAGATGATGCAATGTCTTTTCATGATTATGGCATTGCATCGCAAAAAAAAACCTTACTTAAATATGGCTATAAACAAGCCACAAATCTAACGGCAACTAACAATACAATCGAAAATGTATATCAAGGGTTCGGCTCAATTGGGTCATCAAATATTAAGGTCATTGGTAACCGTATAAAAAACACTGTCATTGCCGGTATAGCCGTTTTCAATTCCAAAGAACTGTACCCTGGTAGCACATCAACCGTAACTAACGCACAGATTTTAAACAATAGAATTGAAAATTCGTGCAGCACGGTTACGATAAACAATTCATCTTATGATAATAACGGGCAAGCCTCTACAGGAAGAGCCGCTATTTTTATAGGTTCACTTGGCTCCAATAATCAGGTTAACGCTGGGGAAAGTAAGCGTTTAAAGAATATAATAATTAAAGGCAACAAAATCATCAGCAGTAAAGCAAATGGTTTTTGGGGAAATCGTGTCGATCAACTTCAATTTCTAAGTAACACCTTCTTAAACTGTAGCGGTCCAGTACCATCACAGAGTCTATCCGGTGATGTGATCGAGATAGGTAACGTAACTCGCTTATACTGCGAAAACAACTCAGTGATCGACAATAGGGCTAAAATTATGCACCAGCACGCTTATGCACTAAACAATGTATCCGGCGAGATCCGAAGTTGGAATATAAAAGGTACAGCAGTAAGTGAGAAACTTTTGACAAACACACCATCACTACGTTTTGCACAAAAGAAGAAACCATAA
- a CDS encoding glycosyltransferase family 2 protein produces the protein MVSVIIPTYNAAVYLPMLFEQLKSQTLPHELIIIDSGSTDNTREIIVNEEGITLIKIDKTEFNHGATRNLGLSIARSEIAIFLTQDALPVSPNTLENLISMLTSSTDIAMAYGRQLPYPDTKIFGRFARLTNYPPTSIVKTKDLIPQMGIKTCSCSNSFAAYYKKDLQLIGGFPTNTILGEDVSAAARFILQGKGVAYCAEAEVLHSHDYSILEEFKRYFDIGVFHNEQRNVLREFSNAESEGLKYVIQEWQYLKDNGHTGLIPSQIFRTIAKYAGYRLGNWEEHLPIALKRKISMHRSFWK, from the coding sequence ATGGTATCCGTTATCATACCCACTTATAATGCTGCCGTATATTTACCGATGTTATTCGAGCAACTCAAATCACAGACCTTGCCACATGAATTAATTATAATAGATTCAGGCTCCACAGACAACACTCGGGAAATAATCGTCAATGAAGAAGGTATTACACTGATAAAAATAGATAAGACTGAGTTCAATCACGGAGCAACACGTAATCTTGGATTAAGTATAGCGAGGTCAGAGATAGCCATTTTTTTGACGCAGGATGCATTACCTGTCTCTCCTAATACGCTCGAAAATTTAATTTCTATGCTAACTAGCAGTACAGATATAGCAATGGCATATGGAAGACAATTACCGTATCCAGATACAAAAATATTTGGTCGTTTTGCTCGTCTTACTAATTATCCTCCAACTAGCATCGTAAAGACTAAAGACTTGATTCCGCAGATGGGTATCAAAACTTGCTCATGTTCTAATTCTTTTGCTGCCTATTACAAAAAGGATTTACAGTTAATAGGAGGATTTCCTACAAATACTATTTTAGGTGAAGATGTGTCAGCCGCAGCTCGGTTTATCTTACAAGGAAAAGGAGTTGCTTATTGTGCAGAAGCAGAAGTATTACATTCCCACGACTATAGCATCCTAGAGGAGTTTAAACGCTATTTCGACATTGGTGTATTCCATAATGAACAGCGAAATGTTTTACGAGAATTTTCCAATGCAGAATCTGAGGGCTTGAAATATGTGATTCAAGAATGGCAATACCTGAAAGATAATGGCCATACAGGATTAATTCCGTCACAAATATTTCGTACAATTGCTAAATACGCGGGATACCGCCTAGGAAATTGGGAGGAGCACTTGCCAATTGCTTTAAAGAGGAAAATCAGTATGCATAGATCATTCTGGAAATAG